The genomic window TAAATGCAAGATGGATCACTTGTGCAGTGGGAATAAATTATGGTAAATACAAGATGTCATATATACTCTCATCTTTGGTAAATACAGGGCTTATTAAAGGATGCAAAATTATAACTATTCAACAGATGATAAATGCAAAATTTGCAGTAAACACAGATCTTGCCTCGACTTGCTGTActtttaatgataaatatatcttTCAAATGTGTTTCCTTTGAAGTTCTTACTTTAAAatactaattaataaaaattgatttCCAACTGAATGAGTGTgtctttcaaataaatgcattGCATGTGAACCTTCTACAGTaatttaaaatattgataaaaattaatggcATTAGCTTATTtctttaaaagccttttatgttgtctattttgaatattaattattttgcttaataTTCTATGCTGTCCTGTAaagttgtgaattttttaaactgCCCCTTGCACTGAAAAGTTTGCccacaacacagaccaccactgggcattggctgaaagtttcatgggtcatgGCTGAGTCTCATACAGcaatatatgctgtacagaaaacgtgaTTGGGCCAAAGAAACTTCGCCACATTTTTACTAGTTTTAATAGAGTTGCTCTTGTTTAATACCtactttattgtattttgtatcaaACAGGCAGTCGAGGCCAAAAAGATTACATGTCAGTTGGCTGGAGTGGCTCTTGGGGACTCTTGGATTTCACCTGTTGATGCAGTCAATTCATGGGGACCTTTCCTGTATGCCACGGTGAGTGCCTTGAAAGAATTTGAAAGATTATGAAAGTTTTGTGGACATTGTCTTTATGAGCGTGGCCtatggtattttttatttctttctaaaaCTCTCACCAAAAAGGTGAGATGCCCTTCATTTCACTCAGAATGACCTAATTATTAGATATTGTAACCAAGTAATAGTGATTGGTTTCATCAAAGAATAAAGAGTGACTTGGGGATTGCATAGACTAGATCTTTGTGGTCCCaaattgtttttatgattttggtatataatttttgtatgatgGACCACATCTTCAAACATAACTTACAATGATGATAGTATCTGATGCTATACTTTGACAACAAAAGCATATTACAAATATTTAAGGCCAGCTCTCAACATGGTAAGAGGAAAAAGATCCATGGGGTGACAATGGAAGCATATTACAAATATTTAAGACAGCTCTCAACATGGTAAGAAGAACAAGATCCATGAGGGATTTGTATAGCTGGCTTTCatcatttttgcttgttttatttttaatcttaagCATAAATATGCCATTTTGGTGTATAATATTTAATACTTGATTTCTCTTTCCAGTCTTTGGTTGACTCGATTGGTCTGTCAGCCATTGCAGCCAAATCCAAAGCTGTGTCTGATGCTGTCAAAGCAGGAAAGatggaaaatgcaactatgttGTGGTCAGAAACTGAGGAGTTGGTAGAGAAGTTGACCAATGGCGTAAACTTCTACAATATTCTAAATCCACCTGAAGATTCTTCCTCCTCAAGCCACGAAGTCAGCCAACTGCAGACTAGCACAGCAGAAGAACATCCCAATCACATTTTGGGTGCATTTGGGCCTTTTCCAACAACCCCAGAGCCTATACCAACCCCTCATCATAAATTTTCATCTCCTCACATAGGTCAGTAATTTGATTAAACTATAGTACCATTTTAAGAgtcaatattttcaatttcatttttttatgacaaaagGCAATATCTCTACTTATGCTTTTATTGATGTTTGCTTTCATTTTACAGAACACCTTTATGAACGCCACGTGGGCAGTGTGTCTGCTAATCTTGACAAGCTGATGAATGGTCCAGTTAAGGATAAACTAAAGATTATTCCCAAGAATGTAACATGGGGTGGCCAGAGTGCAAGCGTTTTCGATGCTTTGTCAGCTGACTTTATGGCTACTGCTGTGCCAAATGGTAAGTTCCTTCTTACGGTTGGCATGTGAAATCACTTACGTTTGAAATTTTAGGACAAGCTTTTCTTACCTTttcacttatttcttttatttactaaagACAATGGAACATATTTTTTACTTGCCTGTAAATGAGCATCAACAGAAATTcttggatataatatatagtgccTTGAATTAATTCCCATGTGACTGTCAGTATTCATGTGATGAGAATGTACTTGTTTTATTTCcttgaaatgttaataaaaaacattgTTCATCCACACAGCAATGTATCTGCTGCAACAACTAATAAGAACTTTAATTATTCCAGTTGAATCTCTTCTCAACAACACAGCAGTAAAGATTGTGGTTTATAATGGTCAGCTTGATCTTATTGTTGACACACCAGGTAAGTGCACAGGATAACATGTGGTATCGCTTTTCATTTCtgtattgaaatatataatatagtgtggaTGTTCTTAATGTATTGTACATGGTACATGTAGCTGATTTTGAGTAATGAAGCATTGTCCTCATTATTGTTATCTACCAGTCATTGGATGATATCAGCTCATTAATGTGAACATCTGTAGCAGGCTCTTCCTAATCTGTTGGAGGAGTTTGGTAATTTAGTTAAACtatttaatgataatgatgaatgatgaggatgatgatgataacaataataataatagaacagaGTAACGGCAtagcaaaccaatgcatggacagtacatgacagactaaagaactggccagcaatggaccatggcaatggctacagaggggataacttaagaaggaaaagaaagagtgCTAACTGCAGCACAAGATCatgctctaagaaccagatatgtccaaagaacaagagatggaaataacatctcacccatatgcaagtGCAACATGAaagatgaaaccataaaccacaatgGAATTGagtgtccagcacttgcacacaACCAGTTCAAAAATAAAAGGGGCATAAACCACAACTGGCTTGCTGGACACATGGTAATTGGaggaacaccaacctgagggagtaataAGATAAAACAATCAGGCCAAgagcctctgggactatggtatcaaaacagacagggtgatacgtgccaatagaccagacttgttgctgattgacaaaattacGAAGAATTTTGTCAATCAGCAACATACATTGACgttgcagtaccatgggacaccagagtagctGAGAAAGAGAAACTGATACATATGAAGACCTTAAAATcaagtaagaaggatatgggatacgccagtggaaaatgtacccataatcataggaacactaggcacgaccccaagatccctgaaaaggaacctggaagaactagatgctgaagtagctccaagacccATGCAAAGagtgtgctcttagaaacagcGTATAagtatagtgagaaaagtgatggactcctagggaggcaggatgcaacctggaacccacactttaaataccatCCAGTCAAATAGGATAATATAATACTACTACTTCATTGAAAAAATGGCAGTGTGTATGCACCTGAATATTCGCTGCCCCCTTCTCAATTTGGCAtatgtttctttgttttacaggtaaatcataaAGCAGCTGGCCAAACTTCATTTAATACAGGTTTACAAAGAATGCTGTCAATTTTTTATTGGATAATAAGGACTGAGCTCTCCTATTGACTGAGTTTGGCTGAGTGGCAGAGTTGCTGATTGGTAGGCACCAAGGGATTCTGCTGATTGGACTTGCCACTGGAGGAGGTGGGGTGACTGTTGcatgatttctgaggcacacctCTTTGTTCTCCTAATGGTGGTTTGAAGAAAGAGGATTTCCTGAGTATGTTGAACATGTATTACTACCAAAGAATTGTGAGGGCCTCCTTGTAGCTGAGGTGGCAGTGGTCTGTCTCACTGCCAAGGACAGCAGCATTTCTCAGTCACCTGGTGTTGGTGGCGCTGCTGCATTTCTTCATACAGTTGGTATACAGAATATACATGTAGGTGAAGGGGTGGTAGACCAACACTGCATGAGGAAGCATGGCAGTGACCTACAATGCCCATTAATCAAAAGAAACACTACAATCCTTGATGGGGACACAGACTGCCATAGCCTTTACATTCATCATTTCCCAGGCCATTCTCCTTCCAACCACTGTCAAAGAACAATGAGGCACACCTCAGATAACACAACAGCCACCTCGCATCCTTGAAAGGTGAGCCCACTGAGCAGAACCTCCCGGTGCCACAGCTAGACTTGCAGCTAATAAGAGAGCTCCCCTGCCATGACATCCAATAAAAATTGACACCCTTCTTTTTAAACCCATTTTTGGGTATAAATATGCCCTGTATGTACCCGTGGtgccattttccttttgtactgtAAGATAATATGGACTATCAAAACGTAGGGTAATTGATGAACTTGGGTCAACTGCTTTAAGATTTACTTGCTGAAAAGAAGAAACATACTGCCaatctttttaatgaaatgtCTCAAAGTCAGTCTTCTTCcaaaacataataacaataatactacaATAGTAATGAGTCTTGCCAACCCTTAAGGTTGTAAAACTTTACCAATTGTAAGCTTGACTGAGTGTTTAATATATTTTGGAATACTACACTGTATAACACTGTATATGCCATGTGAGGCGTTCTGTAGACAGCAccaaaaaattaccttaaaatatgtaGTATTCTTTACGTCCTGTGCTGCACTGTGTTCTGTCTTCACCTTTATTCCATTCAACTGTGGTCCCTTCCTGTCTCAATGTCCTACTTCCATGACTTTCTTTAGCGATAGTTTTCAAGCCTTGCACCAGCCCAGTAAGAGCAGAAATGTGACTTAGGAATTTGGTTCAACTACTTTTCAATTTTAGTTTGTATTACTGCCTTATCAGGTAATGTGATTGAAATAGCATTACATACTGCCTTATCTGGGAATGtgattgaaaattatgtatgatcgatttagattaagctggcctcagGCCAGAATGAGTCTTTATCCAGTAGTGGCCCACGAGTATGGTAGGGTGTCAAGGACATAAAATAACTTGTGTGGATCTTTGGACTGTGCCGAACCAACCAAAAGAAAATATAGCTTAGATTTTTCTTAAcaaggacactttttttttccaggtgtCGAAAAATGGGTTGAAAACCTCAAGTGGGCTGGAACTCCACAATGGCTAGAGTCCCCAAGGAAGCCAATAGAAGCTCCAGATGGTAGAACGGCAGCCTTCACAAAGTCATACAAGAACTTCAGCTTTTACTGGATCATGGATGCTGGACACATGGTAATTTTCATTCATGcatgtttatttttctattctataTGAAGAAATTTGTTACTGTGGTTgctcaaattatatttttttttattaccaatgAATAAATTTGTAGAGGTTTATTGCTGTTGTGATTGATTAGCCTGTACTAATCTGCATTTTAAAGAAACTGAGCAGTCACTCACTATATCTAAATAGCTCCATGCAAtctattttatgattttaatgaGATGTAAAGGATAATTAAATTAATGGGTTCAGTTTACTAAAAAAGTTTGAACAATGGTTCCAACTACAAACATACGTATTGCAGCACAGGAACATCAATTATTGCAGTAGTACATACGTATACTTCCATTCActttacatatattaatttttatgagGTGTCTCAGCCTTTACCCAGTCTGCACTTGGCTTGCTTGTTAATTGCCAAGCCTACTTTTATTTCAACAGTGTATActgtattattataaaaaaaaaaaaactgaaacctgatctaaatattttaattatatggaaTTTCATTAGTCTCTTGAACTGAAACTTGCCTAAAATGTTATGTTTGTAAACTCACTAAATTTACTACGTGTTTCTATTTATACAAAGTGCATTTCACTTTTTCAGGTCCCAGCCGACAGCAGTGAAATAGCCTTGAAGATGATGAAAGAAATAGTTGGTGTGAAGTAGTTGGTGTGAAGGAGCATTAAGTGCAGACTCCATTATGAATGACATGGTGCAGTCGGGGTAGATTAATCACTTTCATTTTTAGTATAGTTTGATATGTGggacctttttatttatatatactacagaatGCTGTTTTCTTGTGAGCTGTTCATTTCCTTGAGTGGACCAGGTTCATTTCTCCAGAATATTTTTTTGTCCTTTATTTACCTTGAACTGTTTTGTTCTTTGTGGTAAGCACAAATTAAAGTTTTCAAAGTGATGACAGATTTGTACAGTATTCTTGCCAAATATCTCGGATGATAAACAGGTCCTCTCTAGATAGGTTTAGAATTTCTGAGATATATATTTAGTTAAAGTATACATAAAGCATTTAGACTTGTGTAAGAGATCTATAGAGATGATCATTTGTCTCTTTTACTACAAGTGGGCAGATGATTGAAATCATACTTCACTATGATGAGGCAAAAAGCTGTTTGAATGCTGCATTTGTTGCTGAATGTTCAAGGGAGGAATAAAAAGGTCACAGCTTTACACAATAATAGCTATTGATTTTTAACTGTACTATTTCTATTCTAAATAACTATGACTCAGCAAGGGAGACAAGGTATCAAAGAATACCACTGCGGCCATTAGGCACCGTACTGTTATTAGATGCTTGCAGCAGCTAGTGTTTGCTGCTGCTGTTTGCAGTAAAACtagtcctttttttatcatttcacttcATTTTGGCATATAACTCATAATCTGCTATTAACATGTCATTTGCGTTTTGCTAAGGTATGTCACCATACAATATCTAATGTTTTGGAAACCACTGTTGACTCCTAGCAGACTGCAGTTATTACAGAATCTTCATAAGAAAACTGGTGTTGGAAGGGTTGGCTGGCACATCACAAAATTGGGTTCCTCCTATGATTGCTGTCATTGAAGTATAATTAGTTACTTATGCAAAACTGCTTTTTAAAAtacttatgttattattttaactAGATATGGAGAGCAGCAAGAGTAGCCACAAAGCTGTTCATCTCCAGTCAATTAAAGTTACAGGGTAAATGGTATATGAAGATATACCCGAGACTATTGGCTTTAAATTCTTGTGATATGCTGTCGAAAGGTGTAGGCCGTTGACGTTATCATTTTGTTTCTTGTACGATACATTTTGCGTTACTGATGGTTTAAGTCCTAGGAAGTAGCTTAGTAATGGTTAGAATGAGCAATTTGTAGATTTAgctcatcattatcattttattaccatGCTGCCCTCTACAAAGCATCTAATAATAGTATTTATGACTGTGATTATGCAGGATTCATATAAAGTTACCAGATTCCTTGAAAGTATGCTGAAAAGCTGATTAGTttagatttaaaatgaattaatgacATATGCAGTGTGTACATGATATCAGTTGTCCTACCAATACTTATAGGAATTAACATCCTTGAGATACGAGAAGATGACCAGGCATGAAATGAGGTGTGAAGGGCATTCTGAAGTTGTTCTAGCACAAAGTGTAACTGAAAATTGAAGTTCATAGACTTAGGCTGTTTCTAAAGTGCTTTAgcaaatgataatttttatcatgaaGGGATTGTCAGATACTGTGATGGCTTTTATGCATAGTTCTTAATTCAGTTTGGGAGTTTTAAACTGACATGACCTTTAGATACAGTGCTTTCAGGTTGTGTGGTAGGTATTTGTAATTGGAGGAACCTAGTATTAAACTGGGTCACTTGTTTTACATGTTAGATACATTACTGTAGTACTAAGGTATTTTGTCATTCATGGTTGAATGCAATTCACCGGTAAGCAAGACTTGCCATTTCTTTTAAGAGGAAATCTATGACTAAATGTAAATGACCTTGCAGAAAGATTTATTAGTAAGAAGATGCTGTCATATTTTTGGAAGGAAGATTATAAAGAATGATTATACTGTAATGACCACGTatcattttcctttttgaaaTGAACATTTCTttgaatgatgttttttttttttcccttacaaTGGAAAGCAGTAAGGGAATTttgagttgttgttgttatattggATCAATTTTAACATAAGACTACTGAGCATTCTGGTTTTGACCGAGTAAACATTTCTTAATTTTCACAGGACTGTCCCAAAGGTTTGTTCTTAAAAAACAGGACTAGCTAATCTAGTGGTTCCTAAAGTTTTAATCAACGcaccccctctaagagttggtccttccctccaagCCTCCCTTGCATCTAAGAGTAACATCCCTCCCAGATTTAGAGTAAactgaaataagagagaaaaaagggattttgacgtaggaaaaatctatttctgggcgaggaagccgtgtcgcccagtgaaatatgtctgctttagcacttatttcta from Macrobrachium nipponense isolate FS-2020 chromosome 23, ASM1510439v2, whole genome shotgun sequence includes these protein-coding regions:
- the LOC135200616 gene encoding retinoid-inducible serine carboxypeptidase-like; the encoded protein is MRGIISLPILLVIATALCSVNAAPRRIKTGKETWSYVTVRDGAYMFFWLYYTTADVDYKTRPLVLWLQGGPGASSTGIGNFLEIGPQDEAMQNRTNAWTEQVNVLFVDNPVGTGFSYVNNTALLARNNSAIADDLVSFMKGFLKKVPEFETVPLYIFAESYGGKMAVQFAQSLKKAVEAKKITCQLAGVALGDSWISPVDAVNSWGPFLYATSLVDSIGLSAIAAKSKAVSDAVKAGKMENATMLWSETEELVEKLTNGVNFYNILNPPEDSSSSSHEVSQLQTSTAEEHPNHILGAFGPFPTTPEPIPTPHHKFSSPHIEHLYERHVGSVSANLDKLMNGPVKDKLKIIPKNVTWGGQSASVFDALSADFMATAVPNVESLLNNTAVKIVVYNGQLDLIVDTPGVEKWVENLKWAGTPQWLESPRKPIEAPDGRTAAFTKSYKNFSFYWIMDAGHMVPADSSEIALKMMKEIVGVK